One region of Trichosurus vulpecula isolate mTriVul1 chromosome 1, mTriVul1.pri, whole genome shotgun sequence genomic DNA includes:
- the RNF215 gene encoding RING finger protein 215 isoform X2 has translation MAGPALLRPGPPPPPPLLLLAALLPLGLGLGLGSPGCGARVDVRLRRPQASYTLQGAVLGGPPRIAPPPGAGAGAGAGLQGRLVLVGDEEPQLQAGDDWIGVVPVGEEQVEAQGTGPEESFTSSVVNKMKRALVLGASALLILALNQNSVRELDVSQVLSKPIIVVQMSDNVTKLLSALLGGLQATAKITSQATLLENVGLTLTLWSTCGLSRGGLYGEWQGVICPGESGSRVQKYLQKLWNTILLVASLLCMGLIIQARRQARQGPVEPDPQTLSALKTRRYHPGRQHRANVPDIQTCAICLDRFHRNQCLRVLPCLHEFHQECIDPWLLLQQTCPLCKHNILGSSWAES, from the exons ATGGCCGGCCCCGCGCTCCTGCGGCCCGGgccgcctccgccgccgccgctgctgctgctggccGCGCTGCTGCCCCTcggcctgggcctgggcctgggcagCCCCGGGTGCGGGGCGCGAGTGGACGTGCGGCTGCGGCGGCCGCAGGCCAGCTACACTCTGCAGGGCGCCGTGCTGGGCGGGCCCCCGCGCATCGCGCCGCCTCcgggagccggagccggagccggagccggactACAGGGCCGCCTGGTGCTG GTGGGGGATGAGGAGCCCCAGCTTCAGGCCGGTGATGACTGGATTGGAGTGGTCCCAGTGGGTGAGGAGCAGGTGGAGGCCCAGGGAACGGGCCCTGAGGAGTCCTTCACCTCTTCTGTGGTCAACAAG ATGAAGCGAGCTTTGGTCCTGGGAGCCTCCGCCTTGCTCATCCTGGCCCTGAATCAGAATTCTGTCCGAGAG CTGGATGTGTCCCAAGTCCTTTCCAAGCCGATCATCGTGGTCCAGATGTCTGACAATGTCACTAAACTCCTGAGCGCTTTGTTAGG GGGCCTGCAGGCCACGGCCAAGATCACCTCTCAAGCCACGCTGCTGGAGAATGTGGGCCTGACGCTGACCTTGTGGTCCACCTGTGGCCTGTCTCGGGGCGGCCTCTATGGGGAGTGGCAGGGCGTGATCTGCCCTGGAGAAAGTGGCTCCAGGGTCCAG AAGTACCTGCAGAAGCTATGGAATACCATCCTGCTGGTGGCCTCACTCCTGTGCATGGGCCTCATCATCCAGGCCCGGCGGCAGGCCCGGCAGGGCCCAGTGGAGCCCGACCCCCAG ACACTCTCGGCCCTGAAAACCCGTCGCTACCACCCAGGCCGCCAGCACCGGGCAAACGTGCCCGACATCCAGACCTGTGCCATCTGCCTGGACCGGTTTCACCGAAATCAG TGTCTGAGAGTCCTGCCCTGTCTCCATGAATTTCACCAGGAATGCATAGACCCCTGGCTGCTCCTCCAACAGACCTGCCCCCTCTGCAAACACAACATCCTTG GGAGCTCTTGGGCTGAGAGCTag
- the RNF215 gene encoding RING finger protein 215 isoform X1 gives MAGPALLRPGPPPPPPLLLLAALLPLGLGLGLGSPGCGARVDVRLRRPQASYTLQGAVLGGPPRIAPPPGAGAGAGAGLQGRLVLVGDEEPQLQAGDDWIGVVPVGEEQVEAQGTGPEESFTSSVVNKMKRALVLGASALLILALNQNSVRELDVSQVLSKPIIVVQMSDNVTKLLSALLGGLQATAKITSQATLLENVGLTLTLWSTCGLSRGGLYGEWQGVICPGESGSRVQKYLQKLWNTILLVASLLCMGLIIQARRQARQGPVEPDPQLDLKQHILQTLSALKTRRYHPGRQHRANVPDIQTCAICLDRFHRNQCLRVLPCLHEFHQECIDPWLLLQQTCPLCKHNILGSSWAES, from the exons ATGGCCGGCCCCGCGCTCCTGCGGCCCGGgccgcctccgccgccgccgctgctgctgctggccGCGCTGCTGCCCCTcggcctgggcctgggcctgggcagCCCCGGGTGCGGGGCGCGAGTGGACGTGCGGCTGCGGCGGCCGCAGGCCAGCTACACTCTGCAGGGCGCCGTGCTGGGCGGGCCCCCGCGCATCGCGCCGCCTCcgggagccggagccggagccggagccggactACAGGGCCGCCTGGTGCTG GTGGGGGATGAGGAGCCCCAGCTTCAGGCCGGTGATGACTGGATTGGAGTGGTCCCAGTGGGTGAGGAGCAGGTGGAGGCCCAGGGAACGGGCCCTGAGGAGTCCTTCACCTCTTCTGTGGTCAACAAG ATGAAGCGAGCTTTGGTCCTGGGAGCCTCCGCCTTGCTCATCCTGGCCCTGAATCAGAATTCTGTCCGAGAG CTGGATGTGTCCCAAGTCCTTTCCAAGCCGATCATCGTGGTCCAGATGTCTGACAATGTCACTAAACTCCTGAGCGCTTTGTTAGG GGGCCTGCAGGCCACGGCCAAGATCACCTCTCAAGCCACGCTGCTGGAGAATGTGGGCCTGACGCTGACCTTGTGGTCCACCTGTGGCCTGTCTCGGGGCGGCCTCTATGGGGAGTGGCAGGGCGTGATCTGCCCTGGAGAAAGTGGCTCCAGGGTCCAG AAGTACCTGCAGAAGCTATGGAATACCATCCTGCTGGTGGCCTCACTCCTGTGCATGGGCCTCATCATCCAGGCCCGGCGGCAGGCCCGGCAGGGCCCAGTGGAGCCCGACCCCCAG CTGGACCTCAAACAGCACATCTTGCAGACACTCTCGGCCCTGAAAACCCGTCGCTACCACCCAGGCCGCCAGCACCGGGCAAACGTGCCCGACATCCAGACCTGTGCCATCTGCCTGGACCGGTTTCACCGAAATCAG TGTCTGAGAGTCCTGCCCTGTCTCCATGAATTTCACCAGGAATGCATAGACCCCTGGCTGCTCCTCCAACAGACCTGCCCCCTCTGCAAACACAACATCCTTG GGAGCTCTTGGGCTGAGAGCTag